In Nocardioides sp. JQ2195, a genomic segment contains:
- a CDS encoding catalase, with product MTSDRQRAQPAGNPTARTEAQGSPDPRTPTGATEGADPTARGQQGELLTTANGARLRDTDHSLKAGARGPVLLQDHHLREKITHFDHERIPERVVHARGAAAHGVFEGYGTAAAVTRAAFLEKGRRTPVFTRFSTVVGSRGSADTVRDTRGFATKFYTDEGTFDLVGNNIPVFFIQDAIKFPDVVHAAKPHPDREIPQAQSAHDTFWDFVSLHTEAQNHTIWFMGDRGIPRSFRMMEGFGIHTFRLTNADGDTSLVKFHWKPALGVHSLTWEEAQLAAGGDPDFHRRDLADAIEAGSFPEWELGIQVFPDNEEQVFEGIDLLDPTKFVPEELAEVQAIGRLTLNANPTNYFAETEQVAFHPGHLPPGIDVTDDPLLQGRLFSYIDTQITRLGGPNFAQLPINRPHAPVNDMLRDGFAQQGDHTGIAPYHPSSLDGGCPFMATDDDRPFTDAPVRIPESVKNRELAESFDDHFSQARLFWSSMSAPEKEHIIGAYSFELGKCHDPAVRERQVQCLAQIDPVLCREVATALGLPVPEPEEALAEVTASSALTQVGETWPVDGRKVGIVADVDHPEDLTGLVESITEAGMVPLVIAARGGEVGGVVVDRTFATGRSLEFDALLLAGNPAAAPDAIPARDAKAGADADQRPDPRVTLLVEECWRQAKAIGAWGAGEDVLVACGVDGSPGVLSGDDAPSLLPQVQELLGSHRVWERFPSRLEGES from the coding sequence ATGACATCCGATCGCCAGCGCGCCCAACCGGCCGGCAACCCCACCGCCCGCACCGAGGCACAGGGCTCACCTGACCCACGCACCCCGACCGGGGCCACGGAGGGAGCCGATCCGACAGCACGTGGTCAGCAGGGCGAGCTCCTCACGACCGCGAACGGCGCTCGTCTCCGCGACACCGACCACTCCCTCAAGGCGGGTGCCCGCGGGCCGGTCCTGCTCCAGGACCACCACCTGCGCGAGAAGATCACCCACTTCGACCACGAGCGCATCCCGGAACGCGTGGTCCATGCGCGCGGCGCGGCCGCCCACGGGGTGTTCGAGGGCTATGGGACCGCAGCTGCGGTGACCCGTGCAGCGTTCCTCGAGAAGGGACGGCGTACGCCGGTGTTCACCCGGTTCTCCACCGTCGTCGGCTCCCGTGGATCGGCCGACACGGTGCGTGACACCCGTGGCTTCGCCACCAAGTTCTACACCGACGAGGGCACCTTCGACCTCGTCGGCAACAACATCCCGGTGTTCTTCATCCAGGACGCCATCAAGTTCCCCGACGTGGTCCACGCCGCGAAGCCGCATCCCGACCGTGAGATCCCGCAGGCGCAGAGCGCCCACGACACCTTCTGGGACTTCGTCTCGCTGCACACGGAGGCGCAGAACCACACGATCTGGTTCATGGGTGATCGCGGCATCCCGCGGTCCTTCCGCATGATGGAGGGCTTCGGCATCCACACCTTCCGACTGACCAACGCCGACGGCGACACGTCGCTGGTGAAGTTCCACTGGAAGCCGGCGCTCGGCGTGCACTCGCTGACCTGGGAGGAGGCCCAGCTGGCCGCCGGTGGCGACCCGGACTTCCACCGTCGAGACCTGGCCGACGCGATCGAGGCCGGCAGCTTTCCCGAGTGGGAGCTGGGGATCCAGGTGTTCCCCGACAACGAGGAACAGGTCTTCGAGGGGATCGACCTGCTCGACCCCACCAAGTTCGTGCCCGAGGAGCTCGCCGAGGTGCAGGCGATCGGTCGCTTGACCCTGAACGCGAATCCCACCAACTACTTCGCGGAGACCGAGCAGGTCGCCTTCCACCCCGGCCACCTGCCACCCGGCATCGACGTGACCGACGACCCGCTGCTGCAGGGGCGGTTGTTCTCCTACATCGACACCCAGATCACCCGCCTCGGGGGACCCAACTTCGCGCAGCTGCCGATCAACCGTCCGCACGCGCCCGTCAACGACATGTTGCGTGACGGCTTCGCCCAGCAGGGCGACCACACGGGGATCGCGCCCTACCACCCGAGCTCCCTCGACGGTGGGTGCCCGTTCATGGCCACCGACGACGACCGCCCCTTCACGGACGCGCCGGTGAGGATCCCCGAGTCGGTGAAGAACCGTGAGCTCGCCGAGTCGTTCGACGACCACTTCAGCCAGGCTCGCCTCTTCTGGTCGAGCATGAGTGCCCCGGAGAAGGAGCACATCATCGGCGCCTACAGCTTCGAGCTCGGCAAGTGTCACGACCCGGCGGTCAGGGAGCGCCAGGTGCAGTGCCTGGCCCAGATCGACCCGGTGCTGTGCCGTGAGGTGGCAACGGCCCTCGGCCTCCCGGTGCCCGAGCCGGAGGAGGCCCTGGCCGAGGTCACCGCGTCGTCGGCACTGACCCAGGTCGGCGAGACCTGGCCGGTCGACGGACGCAAGGTCGGCATCGTCGCCGACGTCGACCACCCGGAGGACCTCACCGGGCTCGTCGAGTCGATCACCGAGGCCGGGATGGTGCCCCTGGTGATCGCAGCCCGCGGTGGAGAGGTCGGCGGCGTGGTCGTCGACCGGACCTTCGCCACCGGGCGCTCGCTCGAGTTCGACGCACTGCTGCTCGCGGGGAACCCGGCGGCAGCACCTGACGCCATCCCTGCCCGGGATGCCAAGGCCGGTGCTGATGCCGATCAGCGGCCCGACCCGAGAGTCACCCTGCTGGTCGAGGAGTGCTGGCGCCAGGCCAAGGCGATCGGCGCGTGGGGCGCCGGAGAGGACGTCCTGGTGGCGTGCGGCGTCGACGGGAGCCCCGGGGTGCTCAGTGGTGACGACGCGCCCTCCCTCCTGCCCCAGGTGCAGGAGCTCCTTGGCTCGCACCGGGTCTGGGAGCGGTTCCCCAGCCGACTCGAGGGGGAGTCATGA
- a CDS encoding isochorismatase family cysteine hydrolase produces the protein MNGSTPALVLIDMQVAFFASGPLESRTNALVEQCNALQRWAFEQEMPVIRVRTEHLPDRSTWTLSMLEDDQGFLIAGDDDAQLVDGLAVDGGTEVVKTRDSAFHHTGFSDLLRERDVDLLVLSGVSTHTCVAATAGDAYAHNLHVVFAEDAIASHRPELHRPTLEVMCEEFRFRSLSTAEITDGSGPDLTARPV, from the coding sequence GTGAACGGATCCACTCCGGCCCTGGTGCTGATCGACATGCAGGTCGCGTTCTTCGCCTCCGGCCCCCTCGAGTCCCGGACGAACGCCCTGGTGGAGCAGTGCAACGCCCTCCAACGCTGGGCGTTCGAACAGGAGATGCCGGTGATCCGGGTGCGCACCGAGCACCTGCCGGACCGGTCGACCTGGACACTCAGCATGCTCGAGGACGACCAGGGCTTCCTGATCGCCGGGGACGACGACGCCCAGCTCGTCGATGGCCTGGCCGTCGACGGCGGCACCGAGGTCGTCAAGACCCGCGACAGCGCCTTCCACCACACCGGGTTCAGCGATCTCCTGCGCGAGCGCGACGTCGACCTGCTGGTGCTCTCCGGGGTCTCGACCCACACGTGCGTGGCCGCGACCGCCGGCGACGCCTACGCCCACAACCTGCACGTGGTCTTTGCCGAGGACGCCATCGCCTCTCACCGTCCCGAGCTCCACCGACCGACGCTCGAGGTGATGTGCGAGGAGTTCAGGTTCCGCAGCCTCTCGACCGCCGAGATCACCGACGGCTCCGGGCCCGACCTCACGGCACGCCCCGTCTGA
- a CDS encoding methyltransferase — MQTSQPADPTTRQLTFGDVAIVYDNRVLAPRPWTAAQSAWATEAADEVPSGPILELCAGVGHIGLLAMKSTGRRGVLVDIDPVACEFGRGNAAVAGLSELVEVRQRPVVDCLDSGERFPLVIADPPWVPSQHVGRFPEDPELAIDGGTDGLTLARACVSTIDQCLHPDGAAVVQLGTVAQADDLGDWMADERIDLATTEVRTFGESGVLMLLGRPA; from the coding sequence ATGCAGACCTCGCAGCCGGCAGACCCGACCACCCGACAGCTGACGTTCGGCGACGTGGCCATCGTCTACGACAACCGTGTCCTGGCGCCGCGACCGTGGACGGCCGCGCAGTCGGCCTGGGCCACGGAGGCCGCCGACGAGGTCCCCTCCGGCCCGATCCTCGAGCTGTGCGCCGGGGTGGGGCATATCGGCCTGCTGGCGATGAAGAGCACCGGCCGACGTGGTGTCCTCGTGGACATCGATCCCGTGGCCTGCGAGTTCGGTCGCGGCAATGCCGCCGTCGCGGGGCTCTCCGAGCTCGTCGAGGTGCGCCAGCGCCCGGTGGTCGACTGTCTCGACTCGGGCGAGCGTTTCCCGCTGGTGATCGCCGATCCCCCATGGGTGCCCAGCCAGCACGTCGGGCGCTTCCCGGAGGACCCGGAGCTGGCGATCGATGGTGGAACGGACGGACTGACGCTGGCCCGCGCCTGCGTGAGCACCATCGACCAGTGCCTGCACCCCGACGGGGCAGCCGTCGTGCAGCTCGGCACCGTGGCGCAGGCCGACGACCTCGGGGACTGGATGGCGGATGAGCGGATCGACTTGGCCACCACCGAGGTGCGCACCTTCGGTGAGAGCGGAGTCCTGATGCTGTTGGGCCGGCCTGCCTGA
- a CDS encoding iron-containing redox enzyme family protein, which yields MQLPAPRGPLSQQVAHVLADRAMDAPVVTALPLQDDDLLVNEDVQLALWMLFELHYRGFDDVDPDLEWDPLLIHSRTMLEACLEQTLRRLTADDVRRAASSAGDLPEQLNHLIDELDGGSLASHLQRHATEEQFADFLRQRSVYQLKESDPQSFVLPRLDGPAKAALAELQYDEYGAGRPERLHATMFARAMEAIGLDSAYGAHVDEASAITLAVNNVMSMFALRRRLRGAALGHLAAFEATSSAPCRRIVSGIERLGLPEVTAAYFDEHVEADAVHEQLAIRNICGTLVEAEPELADDVLFGAASCLRLDGLAGAALVDMWSRPAPRHLVGVQA from the coding sequence ATGCAGTTGCCCGCACCGCGCGGCCCGCTCAGCCAGCAGGTGGCACATGTCCTTGCCGACCGAGCCATGGATGCGCCGGTCGTCACCGCACTCCCCCTCCAGGACGACGACCTCCTCGTCAACGAGGACGTCCAGCTGGCCCTGTGGATGCTCTTCGAGCTGCACTACCGGGGCTTCGACGACGTCGACCCCGACCTCGAGTGGGATCCCCTGCTGATCCACTCGCGCACGATGCTGGAGGCGTGCCTCGAGCAGACCCTGCGCCGCCTCACCGCCGACGACGTACGCCGCGCAGCGTCGAGCGCGGGCGACCTGCCCGAGCAGCTGAACCACCTGATCGACGAGCTGGACGGTGGCTCCCTGGCGTCGCACCTGCAGCGCCACGCCACCGAGGAGCAGTTCGCCGACTTCCTGCGCCAGCGCAGCGTCTACCAGCTCAAGGAGTCGGACCCGCAGAGCTTCGTGCTGCCCCGGCTCGACGGGCCGGCGAAGGCGGCGCTCGCCGAGCTGCAGTACGACGAGTACGGCGCCGGGCGACCCGAGCGGCTGCATGCCACCATGTTCGCCCGCGCCATGGAGGCGATCGGGCTGGACAGCGCCTACGGAGCCCACGTTGACGAGGCCAGCGCCATCACCCTGGCGGTCAACAACGTGATGTCGATGTTCGCACTGCGACGACGACTGCGCGGTGCCGCCCTCGGGCACCTGGCCGCCTTCGAGGCCACCAGCTCGGCCCCCTGCCGACGCATCGTCTCCGGCATCGAACGCCTCGGCCTGCCCGAGGTGACCGCCGCCTACTTCGACGAGCACGTCGAGGCTGACGCGGTGCACGAGCAGCTCGCGATCCGCAACATCTGCGGCACCTTGGTCGAAGCCGAGCCCGAGCTCGCGGACGACGTGCTGTTCGGTGCGGCCAGCTGCCTGAGACTGGACGGGCTGGCCGGCGCGGCGCTGGTCGACATGTGGAGCCGGCCGGCTCCCCGACACCTGGTCGGGGTCCAGGCATGA
- a CDS encoding CDGSH iron-sulfur domain-containing protein has translation MRTQDCPGGPLLVRGAASWVGQDGEEHPVTRPVVAVCRCERSQRQPWCDGTHKFVTPRASAQTSS, from the coding sequence GTGCGCACGCAGGACTGCCCGGGCGGACCGCTGCTCGTGCGCGGCGCGGCCTCGTGGGTCGGCCAGGACGGCGAGGAGCACCCGGTCACCCGACCCGTCGTGGCGGTGTGCCGCTGCGAGCGGTCGCAACGGCAGCCGTGGTGCGACGGCACGCACAAGTTCGTCACTCCCCGGGCCTCGGCACAGACGAGCAGCTGA
- a CDS encoding NAD-dependent epimerase/dehydratase family protein, whose protein sequence is MKVVVTGATGNLGSATVRVLSAGGGEDVVGVARRRPEGMGQTVDTSVEWRAADVATDDLTPVVEGADAVVHLAWKFQPTHRPEVTWATNAVGTRRLLAAVARAGVPAVVCVSSVAAYSPVDHDHPVDETWDTDGASPAAYCREKAYVERALDAFALAHPEVRLVRVRPAFVFQRSAASEQRRIFGGALARPSLLDRRRIPVLPVPAGLRLQAVHAGDVGRALAAVATTDVSGAFNLAGDGVIAREELGELFGARTVEVPARLASAGLQAAWRARALPVPGNLLDAVMQLPLMATDRAVRDLAWSPQHTAADALEAVLSGMPARAGSRMPPLHP, encoded by the coding sequence GTGAAGGTCGTCGTCACCGGCGCCACCGGAAACCTCGGCAGCGCCACCGTCCGCGTCCTCTCCGCCGGGGGTGGAGAGGACGTGGTCGGTGTTGCCCGGAGGCGTCCCGAGGGCATGGGACAGACCGTCGACACGTCCGTGGAGTGGCGTGCGGCCGATGTCGCGACCGACGACCTCACACCCGTGGTCGAGGGAGCCGACGCAGTCGTGCACCTCGCCTGGAAGTTCCAACCCACGCACCGGCCCGAGGTCACCTGGGCGACCAACGCAGTCGGCACCCGCCGTCTGCTCGCCGCCGTGGCCCGGGCCGGTGTACCGGCCGTCGTGTGCGTCTCGTCGGTTGCGGCCTACTCCCCGGTCGACCACGACCACCCGGTCGACGAAACCTGGGACACCGACGGTGCCTCGCCGGCGGCGTACTGCCGCGAGAAGGCGTACGTCGAGCGGGCTCTCGACGCGTTCGCCCTCGCCCATCCCGAGGTGCGACTGGTCCGGGTTCGCCCGGCCTTCGTGTTCCAGCGCTCCGCTGCCAGTGAGCAGCGGCGCATCTTCGGCGGGGCGTTGGCCCGGCCGAGCCTGCTCGACCGGCGGCGGATCCCGGTGCTGCCGGTGCCGGCGGGCCTGCGGTTGCAGGCGGTCCACGCCGGCGACGTGGGCCGGGCCCTGGCCGCCGTGGCCACCACCGACGTCAGTGGAGCGTTCAACCTCGCCGGTGACGGAGTGATCGCTCGTGAAGAGCTCGGGGAGCTGTTCGGGGCACGGACCGTGGAGGTTCCTGCCCGGTTGGCGAGCGCCGGACTGCAGGCTGCGTGGCGCGCCCGCGCCCTGCCGGTTCCCGGCAACCTGCTCGACGCCGTGATGCAGCTCCCGCTGATGGCGACCGACCGCGCGGTGCGAGACCTCGCGTGGTCGCCGCAGCACACCGCGGCCGACGCCCTGGAGGCCGTGCTCAGCGGAATGCCCGCGCGAGCGGGCAGCCGGATGCCGCCGCTGCATCCCTGA
- a CDS encoding GPGG-motif small membrane protein — protein sequence MTVILLIIAAILVISGIVALVRGQVLWGAVLIIVGLLVGPGGVSIFS from the coding sequence ATGACAGTCATCCTGCTGATCATCGCCGCCATCCTGGTCATCAGCGGCATCGTTGCGCTGGTGCGTGGACAAGTCCTGTGGGGAGCAGTGCTGATCATCGTCGGCCTGCTCGTCGGCCCTGGTGGCGTCAGCATCTTCTCGTAG
- a CDS encoding alcohol dehydrogenase catalytic domain-containing protein, giving the protein MKAVTWQGKRDMRVEEVPDPGIIDPDDIIVEITSTGLCGSDLHLYEVLTAFMTPGDVVGHEPMGTVVEVGPEVRELAVGDRVVVPFNISCGTCWMCQHHLHSQCETTQNRDQGTGASLFGYSKLYGQVPGGQAEYLRVPFGNQLPIKVPHGPSDDRFLYLSDVLPTAWQALQYADPAPESTVLVLGAGPIGDMATRFALDAGHRVLTVDRVPERLARVGARGAETIDLSSGDVGEQVRELTDGRGADAVVEAVGMEAHGSPVVEGMTKAISRMPSAVAEPMMRKAGIDRMAALNTAFDAVRRGGTISIAGVYGGAVDPIPLLQLFDKQVQLRMGQANVRAWTEDLMPFLDGPDDPLGVESFATHHLPLSEAPEAYRTFQAKDDGMVKVVFNP; this is encoded by the coding sequence ATGAAGGCCGTCACGTGGCAGGGCAAGCGCGACATGCGGGTCGAGGAGGTCCCCGACCCGGGCATCATCGACCCCGACGACATCATCGTCGAGATCACCTCGACCGGGCTGTGTGGCTCCGACCTGCACCTCTATGAGGTGCTGACCGCGTTCATGACCCCGGGCGACGTCGTCGGGCACGAGCCCATGGGCACCGTCGTCGAGGTCGGCCCGGAGGTGCGCGAGCTGGCTGTCGGCGACCGTGTCGTCGTGCCGTTCAACATCAGCTGTGGCACGTGCTGGATGTGCCAGCACCACCTGCACTCGCAGTGCGAGACCACGCAGAACCGCGACCAGGGCACGGGTGCCAGCCTGTTCGGCTACAGCAAGCTCTACGGGCAGGTGCCCGGTGGGCAGGCCGAGTACCTCCGGGTGCCGTTCGGCAACCAGCTCCCGATCAAGGTCCCGCACGGCCCCTCCGATGATCGGTTCCTCTATCTCTCCGACGTCCTGCCCACGGCGTGGCAGGCCCTGCAGTACGCCGACCCGGCCCCCGAGAGCACCGTGCTGGTCCTGGGCGCCGGTCCCATCGGCGACATGGCCACCCGCTTCGCCCTCGACGCCGGCCACCGGGTGCTGACCGTCGACCGTGTCCCGGAACGCCTGGCCCGCGTCGGCGCGCGCGGCGCGGAGACGATCGACCTGAGCTCCGGGGATGTCGGCGAACAGGTGCGCGAGCTGACCGACGGACGCGGCGCCGACGCCGTGGTCGAGGCAGTGGGCATGGAGGCCCACGGCTCTCCCGTCGTAGAGGGGATGACCAAGGCGATCTCCCGGATGCCGAGTGCCGTGGCCGAGCCGATGATGCGCAAGGCCGGCATCGACCGGATGGCGGCGCTGAACACCGCCTTCGACGCCGTACGCCGCGGCGGAACGATCTCGATCGCTGGCGTCTACGGCGGCGCGGTGGACCCGATTCCGCTGCTGCAGCTCTTCGACAAGCAGGTCCAGTTGCGCATGGGCCAGGCCAACGTGCGCGCGTGGACCGAGGACCTGATGCCGTTCCTCGACGGGCCCGACGACCCGCTGGGGGTCGAGAGCTTCGCGACCCACCACCTCCCCTTGTCGGAGGCGCCCGAGGCCTACCGCACCTTCCAGGCCAAGGACGACGGCATGGTCAAGGTCGTCTTCAACCCGTGA
- a CDS encoding DUF6766 family protein — MRRFIKENSLSLVFGLLFILALVGQALAGWHQFNDQQLGEGYHQITLGRYLLSADFAVDVTENWQSEYLQFLLYITATVWFLQKGSPESKELGKAGLESDEDQMVGPHAKDDSPRWARVGGVRTALYSWSLSLVMATIFLASWLVQSVAGWAAYNETRVGQLRDPISWPAYLANADFWARTLQNWQSELLAVGSMAVLAIYLRQRGSPESKPVGAPHGATGLEG; from the coding sequence ATGCGTCGGTTCATCAAGGAGAACTCGCTCAGTCTCGTCTTCGGCCTGCTGTTCATCCTGGCCCTGGTCGGTCAGGCGCTGGCCGGCTGGCACCAGTTCAACGACCAGCAGCTGGGCGAGGGCTACCACCAGATCACTCTGGGTCGCTATCTCCTGTCGGCGGACTTCGCCGTGGACGTGACGGAGAACTGGCAGAGCGAGTACCTCCAGTTCCTGCTCTACATCACGGCCACCGTGTGGTTCCTGCAGAAGGGCTCACCGGAGTCCAAGGAGCTCGGGAAGGCAGGGCTCGAGTCCGACGAGGACCAGATGGTGGGCCCACACGCCAAGGACGACTCACCGCGCTGGGCCCGTGTCGGCGGCGTGCGCACCGCGCTCTACTCGTGGTCGTTGTCCTTGGTCATGGCGACCATCTTCCTGGCCTCGTGGCTGGTCCAGTCCGTTGCCGGGTGGGCGGCCTACAACGAGACTCGCGTGGGGCAGCTGCGTGACCCGATCTCGTGGCCTGCCTATCTGGCGAACGCCGACTTCTGGGCCCGGACGCTGCAGAACTGGCAGTCGGAGCTCCTGGCGGTGGGCTCGATGGCGGTCCTGGCCATCTACCTGCGCCAGCGGGGCTCACCGGAGAGCAAGCCCGTCGGGGCGCCGCACGGCGCCACCGGGTTGGAGGGCTGA
- a CDS encoding DUF4235 domain-containing protein, with translation MSKEEPGTTSAKILYRPVGLVASMAAGLTASMVFRWVWGRLSRGEDQDPPKALESEYGLREVLMAAVVQGAIYAVVRALVDRGGARAFQRVTGDWPGN, from the coding sequence ATGAGCAAGGAAGAACCAGGCACGACGTCCGCGAAGATCCTCTACCGTCCGGTCGGCCTGGTCGCCTCCATGGCGGCCGGGCTCACCGCGAGCATGGTCTTCCGCTGGGTGTGGGGCCGCCTCTCGCGCGGCGAGGACCAGGATCCGCCGAAGGCCCTCGAGAGCGAGTACGGCCTGCGCGAGGTCCTCATGGCCGCGGTGGTGCAGGGCGCCATCTACGCCGTCGTCCGGGCCCTGGTGGATCGTGGCGGCGCCCGGGCCTTCCAGCGGGTCACCGGGGACTGGCCGGGCAACTGA
- a CDS encoding O-acetylhomoserine aminocarboxypropyltransferase/cysteine synthase: protein MTYRPETVAVHAGQEEADPTTNSRAVPIYQTTSYVFNDTEHAANLFSLAEPGNIYTRIMNPTQDVFEQRMTQLEGGVASLAVASGSTATTYAVLNLTNAGDNIVAMSTLYGGTYALFAHTLPQFGIEVRFVDPEKPEDLAEVVDDKTRLVFGETVGNPKINVVDIPAWSEAAHAQGLPLIIDNTAPTPYLVRAIDQGADVVVHAATKFIGGHGTSIGGVIVDSGKFDWAGNSDRFPGLTKPDPAYHGVVWTDAAGPAAYIIRARTVLLRNTGAATTPMNSWLFLQGLETLHLRMERHSSNALAVAEFLQGHDAVSWVSYPGLADSAHKEVHDRIGTGKGYGGLLSFGLKSGREGGKKFIESLGLFSHLANIGDAKSLAIHNATTTHSQLEPEELEAAGVPEDMVRLSIGIENVEDIIADLEQALLASK from the coding sequence ATGACCTACCGTCCCGAGACCGTCGCCGTCCACGCCGGTCAGGAGGAAGCCGACCCGACCACGAACAGCCGGGCGGTGCCGATCTACCAGACCACGTCCTACGTCTTCAACGACACCGAGCACGCGGCGAACCTCTTCAGCCTCGCCGAGCCGGGCAACATCTACACCCGCATCATGAACCCCACGCAGGACGTCTTCGAGCAGCGGATGACCCAGCTCGAGGGCGGCGTCGCCTCGCTCGCCGTGGCCAGCGGCTCGACCGCCACGACGTACGCCGTGCTCAACCTGACCAACGCCGGCGACAACATCGTTGCGATGTCGACCCTGTACGGCGGCACCTACGCGCTGTTCGCGCACACCCTGCCGCAGTTCGGCATCGAGGTGCGCTTCGTCGACCCGGAGAAGCCGGAGGACCTCGCTGAGGTCGTCGACGACAAGACCCGCCTGGTCTTCGGCGAGACGGTCGGCAACCCCAAGATCAACGTCGTCGACATCCCGGCGTGGTCCGAGGCCGCGCACGCGCAGGGCCTCCCGTTGATCATCGACAACACCGCCCCGACGCCGTACCTGGTGCGCGCGATCGACCAGGGTGCCGACGTCGTGGTGCACGCCGCGACCAAGTTCATCGGTGGCCACGGCACCTCCATCGGCGGTGTCATCGTCGACTCCGGCAAGTTCGACTGGGCGGGCAACTCCGACCGGTTCCCGGGCCTCACCAAGCCGGACCCGGCCTACCACGGCGTGGTGTGGACCGACGCGGCCGGCCCGGCGGCGTACATCATCCGGGCCCGCACCGTGCTGCTGCGCAACACCGGAGCGGCCACCACCCCGATGAACTCGTGGTTGTTCCTCCAGGGCCTCGAGACCCTGCACCTGCGGATGGAACGGCACAGCTCCAACGCGCTGGCCGTCGCCGAGTTCCTGCAGGGCCACGACGCCGTGTCGTGGGTCAGCTACCCGGGCTTGGCGGACAGCGCCCACAAGGAGGTGCACGACCGCATCGGCACCGGGAAGGGCTACGGCGGCCTGCTGAGCTTCGGCCTGAAGTCCGGCCGGGAGGGCGGCAAGAAGTTCATCGAGTCGCTGGGCCTGTTCAGCCACCTGGCCAACATCGGTGACGCGAAGTCGCTGGCGATCCACAACGCCACCACGACGCACAGCCAGCTGGAGCCCGAGGAGCTCGAGGCGGCCGGCGTCCCCGAGGACATGGTGCGCCTCTCGATCGGCATCGAGAACGTCGAGGACATCATCGCGGACCTGGAGCAGGCGCTCCTGGCCAGCAAGTGA
- a CDS encoding homoserine O-acetyltransferase, producing the protein MASGTLGHVEQQRVVLASPDDPLRLRGGGRLDHVEIAYETYGELSPERDNAVFICHALTGNAHAAGLHVGEKKRGWWDNLIGPGKPVDTNRFFVISPNLLGGCSGSTGPLSNDPATGAPYCLDFPILHMTDLVAAHRRLTAHLGIEKLYAAVGGSLGGMQVLQWAIDDPEAIDRAVVVAASSRLTPENIAFSTIGREAIMSDPDFCNGRYIEQGVFPWRGQKVARMIGHVTYVSAQSLDAKFGHRRTSRGDDWTLQPDYEVEHYLQHQGKVFLDRFDALSYLYLTRLLDYFDPFGDPWTADALGTTRTRFQVTSFDTDWRFDTAQSVRMATELEKLGVQVDRAELSSPFGHDSFLLQPPGYHERIAAFLA; encoded by the coding sequence ATGGCGAGCGGCACGCTCGGCCACGTCGAGCAACAGCGGGTCGTCCTGGCCAGTCCGGACGACCCGCTGCGCCTGCGTGGCGGCGGTCGGCTCGACCACGTCGAGATCGCCTACGAGACCTACGGCGAGCTGTCGCCGGAGCGCGACAACGCGGTCTTCATCTGTCACGCCCTGACCGGCAACGCCCACGCCGCGGGGCTGCACGTGGGTGAGAAGAAGCGCGGTTGGTGGGACAACCTGATCGGGCCCGGCAAGCCGGTCGACACGAACCGCTTCTTCGTCATCTCCCCCAACCTGCTCGGTGGCTGCTCCGGCAGCACCGGCCCGTTGTCGAACGACCCGGCCACCGGGGCGCCGTACTGCCTCGACTTCCCGATCCTGCACATGACCGACCTGGTCGCTGCCCACCGGCGTCTCACCGCCCACCTGGGCATCGAGAAGCTGTACGCCGCCGTCGGCGGGTCGCTCGGCGGGATGCAGGTGCTGCAGTGGGCGATCGATGACCCGGAGGCGATCGACCGGGCCGTCGTGGTGGCCGCGTCGTCGCGCCTGACGCCGGAGAACATCGCGTTCTCCACGATCGGGCGCGAGGCGATCATGTCCGATCCCGACTTCTGCAACGGCCGCTACATCGAGCAGGGCGTCTTCCCGTGGCGCGGGCAGAAGGTCGCCCGGATGATCGGGCACGTCACCTACGTCTCCGCCCAGTCGCTGGACGCCAAGTTCGGCCACCGGCGCACGTCCCGGGGCGATGACTGGACACTGCAACCCGACTACGAGGTGGAGCACTACCTCCAGCACCAGGGCAAGGTCTTCCTCGACCGCTTCGATGCGTTGTCCTACCTCTACCTCACTCGGTTGCTCGACTACTTCGACCCGTTCGGTGACCCTTGGACGGCCGACGCCCTGGGCACGACGCGCACCCGTTTCCAGGTGACCTCCTTCGACACCGACTGGCGCTTCGACACTGCGCAGTCGGTGCGGATGGCCACCGAGCTGGAGAAGCTCGGCGTGCAGGTCGACCGGGCAGAGCTGTCCTCCCCGTTCGGGCACGACTCGTTCCTGCTCCAGCCTCCGGGCTACCACGAGCGCATCGCCGCGTTCCTCGCCTGA